GGCGGCCCAGTCTTCGCGTATGACCGGATGATCCGGGTAATACGGGGGCAGCGTTACTTCCTCCGCGGTGATCAAAGTCTCCAAACCGGTTTTCACTTCATCATACCAGCGACCGACGTTGCGCAGTTTTCCGCCCTGCAGTTGATATTGCGCAAAGAAGGGTTGGCCTTTCGCGCGCTTTGTCCAGTCCACGCCGTCATAGAGATCGGACTTTTGATAGACGAAGTTGTAATCTTCTTTACCGGGCCGTGTCTCTTCGGGGTTTGCGTTCGTCGTATAATAGCCGGCGTTCCGAAAGAGTTCGGGAACGGTCTGTACTCCTTTGGGCAAGTGAATCTTCAACGCACCGCGCCCGCTGCGATGATGGTGGGCGCCGATGGTGGTCTGATACATGCCCGTGATCAGAGCCGAGCGAAACGTGGAGCAGACCGGCGCCGTCGCGTACGCGTGATTGAATACGGTGCCTTCCCGTGCAAGTTGATCGACGTGAGGCGTTTTGACCAGGGGCTCTCCCTGATAGCCGAAGTGACACGACATATCGTCGACCAGAATCCAGACAATGTTCGGTCGCTCTGCGTTTGCGGGTGTCTCTGCTGCTGCGCTTCGAGCGGACAGATTCAGTGTCAGGACCAGCAGGAGTATTGAGAGTTTGAGCGACTTCAGTTTCACGGTGGCTACTTTCGGATTGTGTGTGCGAAGCACAGCTTAGTCATTGGGATTCACGATATTTTTCCAGTTGGGATAAACGGGGCGCGTATTGGAATCTTTCCCCCCTTGTATCGGCGGAGCAGGGGGAACGGTAGAAAGTGTCTGCTGCAACATCCGCCGAATCTGTTCTCCCTGGTCGCTCGCCTGACCGGTGGTCAGATTCTGACTCTCTTTGAGATCCTGAGGCACGTTGAAGAAGCGGCCATCGCGATAGAGTTTGAATTGCCCGTCACGAACATATTGGCTCCCCTGGAAGCGGCCCCAGTAGGGTTGATAGTGACACAGCACCCAGTCGCGGGGCTGGCCCGGTTGCCCGTTCAATTGCGGTAGGAAACTGCGACCGTCGATGGGGTCGTTCTTCCCAAGTTGCACGCCCGCCATGGCGGCGAATGTGGTATAGAAATCGGTGAAGTCGATCAGGTCATCCAGCACCTTGCCCTTCGGCGTGTGCCCTTTCCAGTAGGCGACCAGAGGCACATGTGTGCCCATGTCGGTGGTGGAACCTTTGCCGCCGTGGATGGTCTGGCCGTTCCACTGGGAGGTAATTTGCACGTTCGTCCCGTTGTCAGCCGTGAAGAGAATGAGCGTGTTCTCCAGTTGTCCGACCTCTTCCACTTTGTCGACCAGCTTGCCCACGATTTTATCGAGGTAGTTGACCATCGCCACGAAGTTCGCTTTGCGGGCCTTTTTGCCTTTGGGCTGTTTGTTCGCGGCTTGTGTGCGCGGTGCGTCGCCAATCGTATCGGGCGTCGGCACAAACGGATTGTGAACCAGCACCGAGGGATAATAGACAAAGAACGGTTCATCTTTATTGCGCTGGATAAAGTCACACAGAAAGTCCGACATGATGTCGGGGCCGTATTTCCCCTGATTGTCTTTGACCGACAGATACTTGCCGTTCTGTTCCAGCGGCGGGCTCCAGAAACGCTCGCCGCCTCCTGATTTGCGATCGTGTACCGTCCGGGTCACCTGCCACAGACAATATTCATCAAAGCCCGCTTTGAAGGGCCGCGTGTTGTCGGCGTGGCCTTCCGCACCGTGATAGAGTCCGTTGAGCTGCCACTTGCCGGCGATGGCGGTTTTATAACCGGCGGCCTGCAGCATCTGTCCGAACGTCTTTTCTTTGGGATTGAGATAACCAAAATGCGTGTAGTTACGGAAATTATATTTCCCCGTCATCAGCTTGACCCGCGACGGCGTGCAGAGGGGCGTGGAATAACAGTTGGAAAATCGAATGCCCTGTTTCGCCAGCGCATCGATGTGCGGCGTTTTGTAATCCTCCGCGCCGTACGAGCCGAAACACTCCCAACTCACATCATCGGCCATGATCAGAATGATATTGGGTTTGCGCATTTCCTTTGATGCGGCGTCCGCTTCAAGCAGACCTGCCGAGAAAACGAATATCAGGATGAATGCGAGCTGCTTCATTATTTTCCCCTTGGTTTTTTTCTGCCACTTATGAAGAGCGGTCTGAATCAGAAATCAGTGTCAGCAATCCATGTTCCTTGTTCTTTTCGAACGATTCCTGAGATACCATCATAAGTGACCCAGATACAAAAATCGTTCGTTTCTGAACAACGCACCTGAGTCATGTTAGCCTTTGAACCTCGATTTAAAAAGGAGCTGCAGTCGACTAAGGATACTTGGAATCCGGCGTCTGCTTTTTCGACGAGATTCAGAGTCTGCTGGTCTGTCATGTAAACCACAAAGAATGAGCCATCGTCTGTGCTGTGAATTCTGGCCATTTCTACCATGCTGAACGGTTGGATGTTGGGAAGATCAATCAGATGTTTTCGTACTGGTTCTGCCTTGTCAGCCGAGAACATCACGAGAAAACAGGAACCTGCCTGATCCACTACGAGCACTTGTTCATTTTTCAGAGCACAGAGGCAGGCAACCCCCTTTTGAACGGAAACAGCCTGACTACTATTGTCTGCCATACTATAAATACGAAAGAAATCATCTTCAATCGCATACATGTTCGCAACAGCGATGATTTTACCGTCAGGGGCAATGGAATAACGGGACCCTGGCAGATGAACTTCAGGAGTCGCTTCCAGAGCCCCCGTCGCTTTTCCATGACTCCATTCCCCTTTTGTGTCTACAGCAAAGACTTCACCATTGACCATTTTGGCATCGGCAATGACACCATCAGCAATGGTATCTATTTTTCGAGACACATTTCCCTTCAAATCGAATCCAATATAAGTTCCTTCAACGAGAACAATGCCAGGTGAATCTTCCGAAAAAAACAAAGGTAGTTTGCCTGGTTTAGCCAAGTCACTGGAAGTCCAGAGTGTTCGCTGTTGCCTGAGATCATATAACGATACTTTGTTGCAGAAACGGGCCCCAAAGTTGATACCCTTCTGATGCGTCATAAGTAAGTGAGTCCCTACAGGAGAGATAGCGACTCCTAAAGTACTATAACGCCAGTTTTTCATGTAACTCTGGTAAATGATGACTGGACAGAGTATGAGAGCGACTGGGAATAATAATAACAGATACTTGGGATTCAGTTTCATTTCTGCTTTCTTTTGTTTTTCTTACCGCCACCTCTGGTGTGTTGGTCGGCTTCGAGTTCGGTCTGTTGGCCTTTATCGCCGCAGTGTTTCATCCAGGCGTCCAGTTCTGCTTTCAGCGTGGCCTGCACCGACGCGTATTCCGGTTTGCCGGCCAGATTATGCCACTCGGTTGGATCTTTGGTGATATCGTAGAGTTCAATCGCGGGACGATTTTTATAGCGACGGACTTTTTCGGCGGCGTCCGCATCACCGGCGGCGGCTTTCCTTTCCCAGCTCTCGAATTCAGGCGATTTCATACAGATGTTGCGAAATTCGATTTCCGGCGTGAAATTCCAGATGTATTTGAATTTGTCCGACCGCACGGAACGGATGCCGAACGTCTCGGAGCCGTTGAGAATGCCCCGTGTCGTCATTTCACCGAACACATATTTCTTATGCTCCTGTTTCCCGGCAAAAACGGGCAGCAGGCTCTTGCCGTCCAGTGCCGGGTCGGGTGTACCTCCCGCGGCTGTGACATACGTGGGAACCAGATCAACATATTCGACCATCGCGTGGTTGATGCTTCCGGGTTGGATCTTGCCGGGCCAACGGGCAATCAACGCGGATTGCAGGCCGGAATCGTAACAGGTCCATTTGGCAAACGGCATGCTGCTGCCCTGTTCGCTGACGACGATCACCAGCGTGTTGTCGCGAAGCCCGTGTTTGTCGAGTTCCCCGAGGATGCCTCCTACCTCACCGTCGAAATAGGTAATTTCCGCCAGATAGCGCGTCATGGCTTCGCGCGTTTCGGGAGTATCGACGAAGTAGGGCGGTAGCTTCAGTTTGCTGGCCTCGTAGCGCGACGGATCGCCTTTGTCCCAGGGCGTGTGCGGTTCTTTGGAACAAAAGAAGATACAGAACGAATCGTTGCCCTGTTCGCAGTCTGAAAAAAAGTTTCCGGCTGCTTCCACAAGGTCCGCACCCTTTGGATTTTCGAAAGGAAAGACCGACCGGGGGCCGATATGTTTCTTTCCGCTGAGCGCCACCCGATAGCCGAGCGGCTTCAGATAGTGCACGATACTTTTGACGCCGGGGTTGGCACTGGTGTGATTGGGATACGCCCCGATTTTGACCGGATATTGGCCGGTATAAATATTATGCCGCGTGGGTGAGCACATCGGCGCCGCCTGAAAGCAACGCGTAAAACGCATTCCCTCTGTCGCCAGTCGATCGATATGCGGCGTATGTGCCTGTCCGCCGTAACAGCCGATGTCGCGGAAGGTACAGTCGTCTGCCATGATAAACACAAAGTTAGGCTGTTTCGCTTCCGCCTGAACCGAGAACACGCAGCAGACCAGTGCCGTCAGGGTTTGAACCCAGTTTCGCATACGCATAAATTTCACTTTCTTGATGAGCGTCTTAGAGGTCAGACCACGATCCACAGTCAGTACTTTTAAAGCCAGGTTCGCTTGTAACGGCTCCCAGGATCTCGAAACCAAATTGGGCAAGAAGTTCGGCAGGCCTGCACTCATCATGCTACCTTGTAAAGCAGGTTGCGAACAAGGTATTTCGTGGAATTCGTGAGGTTCGTGGTGAGTAATCCGGATGAAATTGCCCGTAAGCAAGATTTATTCGCAATCCAGAAAGATGATTTCGCTCATCAGGTCTCGAACTGAGTTCCAGCGTTGCCAGTGCTCTCCGATTTTGGACTGACACAATATGGCTTCATGTTCAAACTGAAGAATCGGGCAGTCGCGTTGTGCCGTCATGGCGTTCAAATCAAAGCAGATCGGATCATAGTTGATTGACGAACGGGCAAAGGGAATAAAGCCGGCCGGAATCAGAGTGTCTGCCATGATTTGATCCGGAAAGATTTCCATAGTCAGGCCAGTGAAATCAGGGCCAGGGGGATTGGCGAATAATCGGATGAGTTTTAAGTCCACTTCCAGCCAGCGAAATGAGAGGACAAGCCGCTCATACAAAAGCGGAAAGACACCTCCCATTCGCGAATAGAGGGGTGTCAATGTTTCGAGGCTTGTCTCAAACTGTTGGGGCCGCCATGGTTTCAGATCAGCCTGCCAATGATCCCACTCATCCACATCCTGTTCGACGAGGAGTTCCGGAGGTGCTCCGTCAGGCGCGATCAGATCATCGAGCCGCTGAAATGATGCTACAAATTGCTGGAGAAGTTGCTGGTCAGACATAAGGCCATGATACTAAACGATTGAAGTCCGAATCAAAATAAATCAGGTTCAATCGGCTTCGACACGCGAGCCTCAAAATGGTTCGTCAACCAGAAAGACCGTCAGTGAGCGGGCGCCGTGGGCGCCGATGACCAGGGATTGTTCGATGTCGGCGGTTTTGGAGGGGCCGGACATGAAGGTGCCGAAGCTGGGGGTTTCGAACGAGAGACGTTCGTAGGCGGCATGCATGTGTGTCACGATTTCGCTAGCGGGAACCAAAAGTGACACGTGTTGTGAGAGGAAATAGAGGGTGCGGGCGGGGCCGCCGTCGTTGGTGATCCAGACGGCGCCGTTTTCGGCAACCGCGAATTCGCCGGGAAGAATTGCGAAGTCGATGTCTTCGAAATCATGCGGGTCGGTGATGTTGCTGATCTCGACGTTCGGCGTACCACAGTTTGTAACCTGCGAACAGATTTTTTTCGCTTCCTGATACGCGGGGATTTCGCTTAACTTCTGATTGACCTCGTCTACGTTTTTGACGCGGGCGCAGACTCCGCCGACTGATGCCAGCATGGTGGCAAACTGCTCCGCGGGATCATCGTAGCTGATCCACTGCTGTGTCAACTCGGGCGCAGAGAGATCGGGGCGCTCTGTTTTGGGAACAGACTGGCTGCGGAGCCGATTCAAAATCTCATCTCTACTTGTTGTCATGATTTTTTTTCATCCACTCGCGAAAACTCTGTTTGGGGAAGTCAGGCAGCTCCCGTTGTTTGCCCCAGGCATTGAAGCGATTGTAAAGTAAAAAGCGGGGCAGCCGTGGCACAATGGCCCGGGCGCACTTGCCGACGAAGCGATACAGCCGCGGGGCCTGCATCATCCAGCCCATCATTTTCATCGAGATCCGTTTGGAAAACGGCAACAGCCCGCGCACGCGAATCTCTTTCCGCCAGGTGAGTAACTGATGATGCAGGTCGATCTTGACTGGACAGACATCGGTGCAGGAACCACACAGGCTGCAGGCGAACGGCAGGCTGGAATACTTTTTCGCATCCTTTGAAGGACTTAATGTTGACCCGATGGGGCCGGGCACGGTTGCTTCGTAACTGTAACCGCCGCTGCGCCGATAGACGGGGCAAGTATTCATGCAGGCGGCACAACGGATGCAGTTCAGCGAGCGACGAAATTCATCGCTGCCCGAAATCTCGCTACGGCCGTTATCCAGCAGCACCACGTGCATCTCGGCTCTGGGAGCCGGGCCATGAAAGTGAGAGGAATAAGTGGTAATCGGTTGCCCGGTTGCCGAACGTGCCAACAGTCGCAGGAAGACGCTCAAGTCGTTGGCGCGGGGAATCAGTTTCTCGATACCCATGCAGGCGATGTGCAGTTTGTTCAACGAGGTTCCGAGGTCAGCGTTGCCTTCATTGGTGCAGACGACAAAGCCACCCGTTTCGGCGATTGCGAAGTTCACGCCCGTGATGCCGGCTTCGGCGCCGATGAATTTCTGTCGTAAGTGTTGTCGGGCGGCTTCCGTTAAGTATTGCGGATCGGTGGCCCCTTTTTCGGTGCCCAGTTTTTCGTGGAAGAGTTCGCCGATTTCTTCTTTCTTGATATGAATGGCGGGCATCACCAGATGGCTCGGCGGTTTGTTCTGCAGCTGCACGATGCGTTCGCCGAGGTCAGTGTCGATGACTTCAATACCGTGCCGTTCGAGGTAGGGATTGAGATGACACTCTTCGGTGAGCATCGATTTGCTCTTCACCACCTTTGTGACTTCGTGCTGTTTCAGAATGCCATGCACAATTTCATTGTGCTCTTTCGCGTCGCGGGCCCAGTGAACGTGGACCCCTTTGGCGGTCGCGTTCTTTTCGAAATCTTCGAGCAGGTCGGGCAGATGCGAGACGGTATACGATTTGATTTTCGAAGCCTGCTCGCGGAGTAGTTCCCATTCGGGAATCTGTTGGCTCGCGGCGTCGCGTTTGGAACGCACAAACCAGAGCGACTGATCGTGCCAGTGCGCACGCTCTTTATTCTTGACGAATTCGGTTGCTAATTTTGGATGTGCTGGCATGTTATAAAGACTCGGCAAAAATTTCTGAGATATGCATCACACGGATCGGCTTCTGCTGGCGGCGAATGATGCCGCTCATGTGCATCAGGCAGGACATGTCGAGGGCCGTCAGGACTTCGGTGCCCGCTTGCTCATGATCACTCACGCGGTCTTCGCCCATCATACAGGAGACGGCTTCTTCGGCGACGGCAAACGTGCCCCCAAAACCGCAGCATTCATCGGGCCGTTTGAGCGTGGTGACTTCGACGCCGTCGATGCTTTCGAGCAGCGCCCGCGCGGGGCCGAACGGTTCGATTCGGAGTTCGCTGGCGCTGGCCAGCCTGAGTTCGCGTAAGCCGTGACAACTCTGATGCAGGCCGACTTTGTGGGGAAATCGTCCCGCCAGTTTATCGATGCCCAGTACGTTGGTCAGATACTCGCAGAACTCAAAGGTTTTCGCTTTGAGGGCCTCGTATTCCGGGTTATCGGTGAAATATTCATCGTAATGATGTTTGACCATCGAGACACAACTGCCGGAGGGACAGACGACGGCATCGTACGATTTGAAGATATCCAGAAAGCGTTTGGCCAGTGGGCCAACGTCGTTTGTGCAGCCGGTGTTCGCCATGGGCTGGCCGCAACAGGTCTGGCTTTCGGGATATTCGACGTCGCACCCGAAATGTTCCAGTGTTTTCAGCGTCGCAATTCCCACCTGTGGGTACAACTGATCAATATAACAGGGAATAAACAAGCCGACTTTGGGCGCCATAGTGCAGGACTCAAACAGGATGCCAGAGAATAAACGGTAAAAACAATCTTGATCTTCATCTCCTTTATAGTCCCCTTCATGCCGATTGCCAAGCCGACGAAGGGGGAAGAAAGTTCAGACTGTGCTGCAGGGATTCCACAGATTACGTAACGTTCTTGCGGAATCGGTGCGGTTTTTGAGTCCGTTCAACGCACTAAGCGGCTGGTGAGATCGCAACCGCGGCGGCGGTTTCCCAGTTGGTCCGGATGTGATCCAGATTTAATCCGCCGACCACGAGATTACTGACGCCGGGATTGCGCAGCACGAATGAAATCGCATCTGCGGCGGGAAGATGACCCGAGGCGAGCCCTTTTTTCACGATCACACCAATGCCCTGTTCCGCGGCAGTCTGAATGACGGCTGCGTGCGAACAATCTTCCAGATGATATTCGAGCATCAGGATATCAGCCCAGTCAAGTGCCGCCGTGGCACCGGCGGGCGTCTTACCGGAAAGTCCGATCCAGCGAATCTGGCCCGCCTGTTGACAGGACTGCAGAATTTCGACGGCGTCGGTCTGGTTCAGGATCGCTTCATCGTTGCCGTTCGAATGAATCAGCACGATATCGAGTACATCGGTTTTCAATCGTTGTAGACTGCGCTCGATGCTGGCCTGCAAACTGTCGCGAGAAAAGTCGTACGTGGATGTTCCATTTTCAAAAGTCTCGCCGATTTTGGTAGAGAGCAGAAACTCAGAGCGGCGGTGCGCAATGAACTGGCCGATTCGCTCTTCACTGATGCCATAAGCGGGCGCAGTATCAATATGATTGATGCCCAGATCGACAACTGCATTCAGCAGACGTTCGGTCGTCGCATCGTCGGGAAGATCATATGTCTTGCTGTATTTGATCTGCTGGTTGCGGCCGATTTTAAACGCGCCAAATCCCAGCGCGCTAATCGAAGCACCGGTGTTTCCTAAAGGGCGGTATTGCATAGTTCCGTTTCCAAAAAGCCGTTCAGGCTGCTTCTTCATTCGATTGAATCTCATTGAGCGTGACCCAGTTCTCTGCGGTTTCCCACGGCGGCTGTGCCACCTCGGGTGTGGGAAGTGAAGAAAACACATCCAACCAGGATGTATCGACGGCGGTCGGCACGACGTTCATCAGAGACAAATTCTGGCAGACCTCTTCGGCCAGTCGGGGTGCCAATGCCAGTTTCGCCGGCCACGCGGTCAGCAGGTTGCCTTCTTTGAGGATCTGGGGAGTTTCCGGTCGGAGTCCCGATTTGGTGACGCCTTCAGCGCGATCGACGGCGTACGTATTCCATTCGAGTCCCGTCAGATCAATGCCGGGAACACAGGCGGCGAGTTCACTAGCGGCATGCGTGATCAATTCGCGTCGCGTTAAATTCACGCCGACTTCCGCAACCTGGCCTCCCAGCTGCCAGACGGTGCGCCCTGTTGAATCGGTGTCTGATGTGATCGTGACTCTGGTTTTGGCGCCATCCACACAATGCCCGCTGAACGCAGGTAGGTCGCCTCGAACCAGTGCCATGTGCAACGGCCGGGTTTGCATGCAGGGACTGCTGTTAGAATCCGCTTGTCGTCGCGCCTGTATTCGTAGCCTTTCGTTGCCGCGTCCTGCGGTCAGCAGGACCGCCTCGGTTTCGATGCTGAGTGGTTCTCCGGATGCATTTTGTATCTGGACCGCTGTGATGTTTCCGTTGGAATCGAGTTGAAATTTCAACTGCTCCGGATCGTATTTGAAAATCTGGTTCCGAATTGAATCGGCAAAATTGGAGATCAGGCTATATGGAGAGATCACCTGTTCTTCCATCACGCCGATCGAGCCGGGGCAATTTGCCAGTACTTCGGGTGCGTCTTCCGGCGCGAGGTTCTGGGGCACGACTTGCAGACCCATTTTGGCGCCGAACATACCCAGCCGTGAGGACAGCGATTCTGTGCGCCAGAGATAACAGTGGTGAGAACGGATTTCGGTCTGTGACAGATCGGGACGTTGTTCGCCGGCCAGCGACTTTCTCCAGATCAGCGGCATTTCGCGGATGCGGCGTGCGGAGCCGGTCATCATACCCTGCAGTGTGTACTTCAAACCGCCGTGGATAATGCCTTGTGAAGCGATCGTCTGACCGCTGCCCAGCGTGAATGCTTCGAGCAGGACAGCGCGATATCCCAGCCGGCTGGCTTCGCTGAGTGTCCAGAGACCAGCGATGCCTCCTCCAAAAATGATCAAATCAGCGCTTGGCACACCGAGAATCCTTTCTCCGTTTAATACCAGAGTGGCCTTCTATTAACACAATAGAGGCGGTTTCAAACCGCCTCTATTTTTACAGGTCTGCCTGGATTCGAAAAGACAAATCAGCGTGAATGCACTGACCAAACAGTCAGTTTTATGGAAAAAGCAGCGGAAGTCTGCCAATCCAGTCTGTTGCGTAAGAAATTACGTTCAGAGCGATCATTCTTTGATTTGCACAATGGCTTCGACTTCGACGGTGATATTGCCGGGGAGAGAGCCCATGCCAACGGCACTGCGGGCGGCCCGTCCATTTTCTCCAAAGATTTGCACGAGCAGTTCGCTGAAGCCATTAATGACCTGGGGGTGACGTTTAAAATCGGGGGCCGCATTCACCATGCCCAGCACTTTCACGAAACGTTCGATCCGATCGAGATCGCCCAGATATTGTTTGAGCGTTGCCAGCATGGTCAGGCCAACGGCGCGAGCGGCTTCAACCCCTTGTTCTTCGGTTAAATCGTCACCAACGCGACCGGTGTGCATGCTGCCATCCAGCTTGACGGGGCCATGACCGGAGACATACAGCAGATCATCCACCTGAACCACAGGATTATAAATTCCGCCCGGTTTCGGAGCTTCGGGGAGCTCCAGTTTCAGTTCCTGAATTTTTGCTTCAATACTCATGGTGGGTTCCTGTTTTGATTCGTGGTTGATGTCAATCGCCTGGGAGGTGACCTTGCGCGATGTCCTCGCCGAAAAAAGCCCCATTCTTAGTGATTCATGCCCCCCTCAATGTGGGATGGTCTTGGTCTGGCCTATTTCTTAAGTTTGTTACTTCCCAGAATAAATACCCGAAAACAGATTTCCAATCGTAGGAAGGGCACTCTTTTGAAAAACAGAATGATCCAAAACGATGAAATTTGCGTTTTACTGAATGATCTACAATGAAATTTACAAAAACGGGGTAAAAAATACTTTTTGTTTTTACTCTGAGACAGTTATGATGTTTGAGAGACGCTGGTCTCAAAACCAATTACTTATCAGGGAGTTAAGCAGACTATGGACGATCTATGGCCTATTTTGGTAGTTGTGGTTGTCGGCATTGGTGTCCTCATTGGTATCGTCTTCGTGGCATTATTTGCCCGTTACTTCAAATTGTGGATTCAGGCGTTTAGTTCCCGAGCGAAAATCGGCCCACTTGCTCTGGTCATTATGTCTCTCCAAAAAGTAAAGCCCTCGGTAATTGTTGATACCAAGATCATGGCCGTACAGGCGGGATTAACCGATATTCCAACCTATGCCTATGTCGCACATTATCTGGCAGGCGGCAACGTGCATCGAGTGGTGCATGCCTTGATTGTGGCCCATCGTGCTCGAATTGATCTGGACTGGGATACGGCCGCAGCGATTGATCTGGCTGGCCGAAACATCATTTCCGCTGTAGAAACCAGTGT
This genomic interval from Gimesia alba contains the following:
- a CDS encoding sulfatase-like hydrolase/transferase, which encodes MKQLAFILIFVFSAGLLEADAASKEMRKPNIILIMADDVSWECFGSYGAEDYKTPHIDALAKQGIRFSNCYSTPLCTPSRVKLMTGKYNFRNYTHFGYLNPKEKTFGQMLQAAGYKTAIAGKWQLNGLYHGAEGHADNTRPFKAGFDEYCLWQVTRTVHDRKSGGGERFWSPPLEQNGKYLSVKDNQGKYGPDIMSDFLCDFIQRNKDEPFFVYYPSVLVHNPFVPTPDTIGDAPRTQAANKQPKGKKARKANFVAMVNYLDKIVGKLVDKVEEVGQLENTLILFTADNGTNVQITSQWNGQTIHGGKGSTTDMGTHVPLVAYWKGHTPKGKVLDDLIDFTDFYTTFAAMAGVQLGKNDPIDGRSFLPQLNGQPGQPRDWVLCHYQPYWGRFQGSQYVRDGQFKLYRDGRFFNVPQDLKESQNLTTGQASDQGEQIRRMLQQTLSTVPPAPPIQGGKDSNTRPVYPNWKNIVNPND
- a CDS encoding sulfatase family protein, with translation MRNWVQTLTALVCCVFSVQAEAKQPNFVFIMADDCTFRDIGCYGGQAHTPHIDRLATEGMRFTRCFQAAPMCSPTRHNIYTGQYPVKIGAYPNHTSANPGVKSIVHYLKPLGYRVALSGKKHIGPRSVFPFENPKGADLVEAAGNFFSDCEQGNDSFCIFFCSKEPHTPWDKGDPSRYEASKLKLPPYFVDTPETREAMTRYLAEITYFDGEVGGILGELDKHGLRDNTLVIVVSEQGSSMPFAKWTCYDSGLQSALIARWPGKIQPGSINHAMVEYVDLVPTYVTAAGGTPDPALDGKSLLPVFAGKQEHKKYVFGEMTTRGILNGSETFGIRSVRSDKFKYIWNFTPEIEFRNICMKSPEFESWERKAAAGDADAAEKVRRYKNRPAIELYDITKDPTEWHNLAGKPEYASVQATLKAELDAWMKHCGDKGQQTELEADQHTRGGGKKNKRKQK
- a CDS encoding LutC/YkgG family protein → MTTSRDEILNRLRSQSVPKTERPDLSAPELTQQWISYDDPAEQFATMLASVGGVCARVKNVDEVNQKLSEIPAYQEAKKICSQVTNCGTPNVEISNITDPHDFEDIDFAILPGEFAVAENGAVWITNDGGPARTLYFLSQHVSLLVPASEIVTHMHAAYERLSFETPSFGTFMSGPSKTADIEQSLVIGAHGARSLTVFLVDEPF
- a CDS encoding lactate utilization protein B, with translation MPAHPKLATEFVKNKERAHWHDQSLWFVRSKRDAASQQIPEWELLREQASKIKSYTVSHLPDLLEDFEKNATAKGVHVHWARDAKEHNEIVHGILKQHEVTKVVKSKSMLTEECHLNPYLERHGIEVIDTDLGERIVQLQNKPPSHLVMPAIHIKKEEIGELFHEKLGTEKGATDPQYLTEAARQHLRQKFIGAEAGITGVNFAIAETGGFVVCTNEGNADLGTSLNKLHIACMGIEKLIPRANDLSVFLRLLARSATGQPITTYSSHFHGPAPRAEMHVVLLDNGRSEISGSDEFRRSLNCIRCAACMNTCPVYRRSGGYSYEATVPGPIGSTLSPSKDAKKYSSLPFACSLCGSCTDVCPVKIDLHHQLLTWRKEIRVRGLLPFSKRISMKMMGWMMQAPRLYRFVGKCARAIVPRLPRFLLYNRFNAWGKQRELPDFPKQSFREWMKKNHDNK
- a CDS encoding (Fe-S)-binding protein, whose amino-acid sequence is MAPKVGLFIPCYIDQLYPQVGIATLKTLEHFGCDVEYPESQTCCGQPMANTGCTNDVGPLAKRFLDIFKSYDAVVCPSGSCVSMVKHHYDEYFTDNPEYEALKAKTFEFCEYLTNVLGIDKLAGRFPHKVGLHQSCHGLRELRLASASELRIEPFGPARALLESIDGVEVTTLKRPDECCGFGGTFAVAEEAVSCMMGEDRVSDHEQAGTEVLTALDMSCLMHMSGIIRRQQKPIRVMHISEIFAESL
- a CDS encoding aldo/keto reductase, producing the protein MKKQPERLFGNGTMQYRPLGNTGASISALGFGAFKIGRNQQIKYSKTYDLPDDATTERLLNAVVDLGINHIDTAPAYGISEERIGQFIAHRRSEFLLSTKIGETFENGTSTYDFSRDSLQASIERSLQRLKTDVLDIVLIHSNGNDEAILNQTDAVEILQSCQQAGQIRWIGLSGKTPAGATAALDWADILMLEYHLEDCSHAAVIQTAAEQGIGVIVKKGLASGHLPAADAISFVLRNPGVSNLVVGGLNLDHIRTNWETAAAVAISPAA
- a CDS encoding FAD-dependent oxidoreductase, producing the protein MPSADLIIFGGGIAGLWTLSEASRLGYRAVLLEAFTLGSGQTIASQGIIHGGLKYTLQGMMTGSARRIREMPLIWRKSLAGEQRPDLSQTEIRSHHCYLWRTESLSSRLGMFGAKMGLQVVPQNLAPEDAPEVLANCPGSIGVMEEQVISPYSLISNFADSIRNQIFKYDPEQLKFQLDSNGNITAVQIQNASGEPLSIETEAVLLTAGRGNERLRIQARRQADSNSSPCMQTRPLHMALVRGDLPAFSGHCVDGAKTRVTITSDTDSTGRTVWQLGGQVAEVGVNLTRRELITHAASELAACVPGIDLTGLEWNTYAVDRAEGVTKSGLRPETPQILKEGNLLTAWPAKLALAPRLAEEVCQNLSLMNVVPTAVDTSWLDVFSSLPTPEVAQPPWETAENWVTLNEIQSNEEAA
- a CDS encoding RidA family protein; this encodes MSIEAKIQELKLELPEAPKPGGIYNPVVQVDDLLYVSGHGPVKLDGSMHTGRVGDDLTEEQGVEAARAVGLTMLATLKQYLGDLDRIERFVKVLGMVNAAPDFKRHPQVINGFSELLVQIFGENGRAARSAVGMGSLPGNITVEVEAIVQIKE